Within the Myxococcus virescens genome, the region GACCACCACGCCGCCGCCCTTCGGCTCGGGGAACTTCCAGGTGCGAACGCGTCCGGCCACGCACGTCTCCAACTCCGCGTTGGCCGCCGTGGACTGCGCCACCGACGACGAGGCGACCGAGCCATTCCCCGCGATGACGAACTTCACCGCCACCTTGCCGCCCAGCTTCGGGAAGCGGTTGAGGAGGCTCTCGAAGCAATAGCGAATCTGTCCGCGGTTGCGATGGATGACCTGACGGATGAGCTCCTTGTCCAGCGAGCCCATGACCTCCGGGTCGGACGAGGTGATACCCACGTCGACACTCTGCTTGCCGCCCAGCACGCCCACGCCGCTGCCGTAGGTGCCGGTGCCGCCGCCACGGCCCTTGGTGCCAATGCCGCCAATGCCAATGGTGTCACCCGTACCGCCGCCGCCGCCGCTCGTGCCACGCAGCCCCATGCCGCCGAAGCCGCCGGAGTTGCCCGCCTTGGCGCCAAACATGTTGCCCATGGCGCTCTTCAGGTCGCCGCCCAGGCCGCTCTTGCCGAACACCGTGGAGATGCCGCCCTTGCCGCCGCCGAAGATCTTCGCCGTCAGCGCGCGCGCCTCGTCCTTCTTGTTCGGGTCACCCTTGGGCGCGGTGCGATTGTTGGTCTTGGGCGCGTCCTTCTTGCCCATCTGACCTTCGTCGCCGCTCTTCTTCGCCGCCATCTCCCCGCTCTTCTTCTGCTCCTTCTGCTGGTTGAGGCGCTCGAGGAACTTGTTCTTCTGCGCCTCCGGCGGCTTGATGATGAGCTTGGCGATACGGGCGTTGTCCGCCGACAGCTCGTCCGCGTATTCGTCCCCCGCGACGGTGCGGTTCATCGCGGTGATGACGAACGCCGTCGCGATGAAGAACAGCACCAGGAAGATGTTGAGCGCGGTGTAGTCCATGGACTCGCCCAGCGGCACCACGACGCGCTTGGGCACGGGCTGGAAGGCCACCTCGAGCGTCACGCCGCCCAGGTCCACCCAGATGAAGTCCTCAGCGTCCAGCGTGAGCGAGTACGCCTCGCCCTCATGCGAGGCCTTGCCGGACTCGATGACGGCCTTCAGGTCCAGCGTCTCGCCCTTGCGAGTGAGCTCGCCCTTCATCTTCGCGGTGAAGCGAATGGTGAAGGACTGACCGTCCGAACGAACCACGTCGAACGTCGGGGCGCCCAGGCGGGCGTCCCCCATGACGAAGTCCACGCCCGCGGCGCTGCCGACGACGAAGGCCCCCTTCCTGCCGGGAGCCAGGAAGAACTCACCCACGCGCTGGTC harbors:
- the gltG gene encoding adventurous gliding motility protein GltG, producing the protein MAVPLTLKVFKGDSLVASKDYERDIIKIGRLSSAHLCLEDEKVSRIHSVIEVASDGTMSIIDMGSVEGTYVNGKRVTKGLLSFGDEIRVGGTTIRLENPAAVAAVNLAAAAASSEVVTEKNPVIAAPAPAEGLAQAAVAAPAAGAIDPSFAATQQNPVAAPVAPAAAPVEAAPEEAAPRVRRVRRTKSSGPLGVGLRFAWGDQRVGEFFLAPGRKGAFVVGSAAGVDFVMGDARLGAPTFDVVRSDGQSFTIRFTAKMKGELTRKGETLDLKAVIESGKASHEGEAYSLTLDAEDFIWVDLGGVTLEVAFQPVPKRVVVPLGESMDYTALNIFLVLFFIATAFVITAMNRTVAGDEYADELSADNARIAKLIIKPPEAQKNKFLERLNQQKEQKKSGEMAAKKSGDEGQMGKKDAPKTNNRTAPKGDPNKKDEARALTAKIFGGGKGGISTVFGKSGLGGDLKSAMGNMFGAKAGNSGGFGGMGLRGTSGGGGGTGDTIGIGGIGTKGRGGGTGTYGSGVGVLGGKQSVDVGITSSDPEVMGSLDKELIRQVIHRNRGQIRYCFESLLNRFPKLGGKVAVKFVIAGNGSVASSSVAQSTAANAELETCVAGRVRTWKFPEPKGGGVVVVTYPFIFKQSGE